The following coding sequences lie in one Paenibacillus durus ATCC 35681 genomic window:
- a CDS encoding DEAD/DEAH box helicase: MTHVPRNNLKQEQGQDIVLPVPISFEREWLKDLESRLDKGGPWGDWRLSRLAMEGEASGLVESFEELQCMKHLASLSPLPHQIDTARKVLFEMSGRAILADEVGLGKTIEAGLVLKEYLVRGLVSKVLILVPASLVLQWVRELNTKFGISAVAQKKAYSWDNDIVVASMDTAKRDPHKERLISGEYDMLIIDEAHKLKNKKTTNYQFVQELRKKYCLLLTATPVQNDLGELFNLITLLKPGQLGNQGDFAANFVVDKRVAKNEDQLRDELSKVMIRNRRGEGPVAFTKRKVSNVPLTLSPEEQTLYDGVTSFVKDQYQESGGNLSSMLSLVTLQREVCSSRDAVFVTLVNLTKKLPEDSPRRERMIELLQQIRTVKANTKAEKTISLIKEMNEKVIVFTEYRATQEYLLQYFRNHGILSVPYSGGMNRGKKDWMMDLFRGRAQVMIATEAGGEGINLQFCHHMINFDLPWNPMRVEQRIGRVHRLGQQNDVIIHNLSTTGTIEEHILHLLHEKINLFETVIGGLDTILERFEKKESLEKSLYKIMLEAESDEEIRSKVGQLGQTLAELKDGILSESEAAP; the protein is encoded by the coding sequence ATGACTCACGTACCCCGCAATAACCTGAAGCAAGAACAAGGTCAGGATATCGTTCTTCCCGTGCCTATCTCCTTCGAACGTGAATGGCTGAAAGACCTGGAATCCCGGCTGGACAAAGGCGGCCCCTGGGGCGACTGGAGGCTGTCCCGGCTGGCGATGGAAGGCGAGGCTTCCGGCCTGGTGGAGAGCTTCGAGGAGCTGCAGTGCATGAAGCATCTGGCTTCGCTGTCTCCACTGCCCCACCAAATCGACACGGCACGCAAGGTGCTGTTCGAGATGTCGGGACGCGCGATTCTTGCGGACGAGGTCGGCCTTGGCAAGACGATTGAAGCGGGCCTGGTGCTGAAGGAATATTTGGTGCGCGGGCTTGTCTCCAAAGTGCTGATTCTCGTCCCCGCTTCGCTTGTGCTTCAGTGGGTGCGGGAGCTGAATACGAAGTTCGGCATTTCGGCCGTGGCGCAAAAAAAGGCGTACTCCTGGGACAACGACATCGTCGTCGCCTCCATGGATACGGCCAAGCGCGATCCCCACAAGGAGCGCCTGATCTCCGGCGAATACGACATGCTCATTATCGATGAAGCCCATAAGCTGAAGAACAAGAAGACGACCAACTACCAATTCGTTCAGGAGCTCCGCAAAAAATACTGCCTGCTGCTCACCGCCACCCCGGTGCAGAACGACCTCGGCGAGCTGTTCAATCTCATTACGCTGCTGAAGCCGGGCCAGCTCGGGAATCAGGGTGATTTTGCGGCGAATTTCGTCGTCGACAAGCGCGTGGCCAAGAACGAAGACCAGCTCCGGGACGAGCTGTCCAAGGTGATGATCCGCAACCGCAGGGGCGAAGGACCGGTGGCTTTTACGAAGCGGAAGGTCAGCAATGTACCCCTTACACTTTCACCCGAAGAACAAACATTATATGACGGGGTCACATCCTTTGTCAAAGATCAGTATCAGGAGTCGGGCGGGAATTTAAGCAGCATGCTGTCGCTCGTCACCTTGCAGCGGGAGGTATGCAGCAGCCGTGACGCGGTGTTCGTGACGCTGGTTAATCTGACGAAAAAGCTCCCCGAGGACTCGCCCCGCCGGGAACGGATGATCGAGCTCCTCCAGCAGATCCGGACGGTAAAAGCGAACACGAAGGCGGAGAAAACCATTTCCCTCATTAAAGAAATGAACGAAAAAGTAATCGTATTCACCGAATACCGGGCGACCCAGGAGTACCTGCTTCAGTATTTCCGCAATCACGGCATCCTTTCCGTCCCTTATTCCGGCGGCATGAACCGAGGCAAAAAAGACTGGATGATGGACCTGTTCCGCGGACGCGCCCAGGTGATGATTGCTACCGAAGCCGGGGGCGAGGGCATCAATCTGCAGTTCTGCCACCATATGATCAATTTCGATCTTCCCTGGAACCCGATGCGGGTCGAGCAGCGGATCGGCCGGGTACACCGGCTGGGCCAGCAAAACGACGTTATCATCCACAACCTCTCCACCACCGGGACGATCGAGGAGCATATCCTGCATCTGCTGCATGAAAAAATCAATCTGTTCGAGACGGTGATCGGAGGGCTGGACACGATTTTGGAACGGTTCGAGAAAAAAGAGTCGCTGGAAAAAAGCCTCTACAAAATTATGCTGGAGGCCGAAAGCGACGAAGAAATCCGCAGCAAAGTAGGGCAGCTCGGCCAGACGCTGGCCGAGCTGAAGGATGGAATCCTCAGTGAAAGCGAGGCCGCGCCATGA
- a CDS encoding adenosylcobalamin-dependent ribonucleoside-diphosphate reductase, whose amino-acid sequence MSTVERRQRLEGLSEKIFLDRYAWKDADTNNAKVGDVVLVLTKDDPKFPTKEVGEIVERSGRTVTVKTRSGELVQSEVEKLTLNIEKTPEEMWDRLAGAMASVEKTPELQREWTDKFRSILDDWKLVPGGRIAAGAGASDELTLFNCYVIPSPKDSRGGIMETLSEMTEIMARGGGVGINLSSLRPRRAVVKGVNGSSSGAVSWGGLFSYTTGLIEQGGSRRGALMLMINDWHPDVVDFITVKQTMGQVTNANLSVCVSNSFMKAVKEDLDWELVFPDTTEPDYNEVWDGDLEKWKAAGRKVNHYRTVKARDIWHTIIESAWKSAEPGVVFMEYYNQMSNSWYFNPIICTNPCGEQGLPGWGVCNLSAINLSKFYDEEKHDVAWDELATTTRYSVRFLDNVIDKTPYHFPENEANQKKERRVGLGTMGLAELMIKLNIRYGSPDSLAFLDKLYGFMAREAYLASSEIAAEKGSFQAFDAEKYLLSGFMKNMAEVYPEVGEAIAKQGMRNVTVITQAPTGSTGTMVGTSTGIEPYFAFKYFRQSRLGFDEQFVPIAEEWLKAHPGEELPNYFVTSMDLSAKDHIRVQAAIQRWVDSSISKTANCPNDFTVEETKELYELAFDLGCKGVTIYRDGSRDVQVLQTEKKEDKKDAPLKETAAPIAEAAEAAEVSAAQVSTAPAAPVSSASADSGSASSGKVVDKQYKKRPQVLRGATYKINTPFGMAYITINDLDGTPAEIFLNVGKAGSDVFAMAEALGRVCSLFLRYGDHGEKVELLIKHLKGIGGSGAIGFGANRVESIADAVAKALETHVQQSAHEDHAPAPIAATLALEDFESALNAELKAGGAPAAPTVEADHGHGGHGHSHSSSASRDLCPSCGTASLINIEGCKTCGNCGYSRCG is encoded by the coding sequence TTGAGTACAGTGGAGCGCAGGCAGCGGCTGGAGGGGCTCAGCGAGAAAATCTTTTTGGACCGCTATGCCTGGAAGGACGCTGACACAAACAATGCCAAGGTGGGAGACGTGGTGCTTGTCCTGACCAAAGACGACCCAAAATTTCCTACCAAGGAAGTCGGGGAAATCGTAGAGCGCAGCGGCCGGACCGTGACGGTCAAGACCCGCAGCGGCGAGCTGGTTCAGTCCGAGGTGGAGAAGCTGACGCTCAATATCGAAAAAACACCGGAAGAAATGTGGGACCGCCTGGCGGGAGCCATGGCTTCCGTGGAGAAGACGCCGGAACTGCAGCGCGAATGGACGGATAAATTCCGCAGCATTCTGGATGACTGGAAGCTGGTTCCCGGTGGCCGGATCGCGGCCGGAGCGGGTGCGAGCGACGAGCTGACGCTGTTCAACTGCTATGTCATTCCTTCGCCAAAAGACAGCCGGGGCGGCATTATGGAAACTTTGTCCGAAATGACGGAGATTATGGCCCGCGGCGGCGGCGTTGGCATCAACCTGTCCTCGCTGCGTCCGCGCCGCGCCGTCGTCAAGGGCGTTAACGGTTCCTCCAGCGGGGCGGTATCCTGGGGCGGACTGTTCAGCTATACGACGGGACTGATCGAGCAGGGCGGCAGCCGCCGGGGAGCGCTGATGCTGATGATCAACGACTGGCATCCGGACGTGGTTGATTTTATTACCGTCAAGCAGACGATGGGCCAGGTGACGAACGCCAACCTGTCGGTGTGCGTCAGCAACAGCTTTATGAAGGCGGTCAAAGAGGATCTCGACTGGGAGCTCGTATTCCCGGATACGACGGAGCCGGACTATAACGAAGTCTGGGACGGCGATCTTGAGAAATGGAAGGCGGCGGGCCGCAAGGTTAATCATTACCGTACCGTCAAAGCGCGGGATATCTGGCATACGATCATTGAATCCGCGTGGAAATCGGCGGAGCCGGGCGTCGTCTTCATGGAATATTACAACCAGATGTCCAACAGCTGGTACTTCAACCCAATCATTTGCACGAATCCTTGCGGCGAGCAGGGTCTGCCCGGCTGGGGCGTCTGCAACCTGTCCGCGATCAACCTCTCCAAGTTCTATGACGAGGAGAAGCATGATGTGGCCTGGGACGAACTGGCGACGACAACCCGCTATTCGGTGCGCTTCCTGGACAATGTCATTGACAAGACGCCGTATCATTTCCCGGAGAACGAAGCCAATCAGAAAAAAGAGCGCCGCGTAGGTCTCGGAACGATGGGTCTGGCCGAGCTGATGATTAAGCTGAACATCCGATATGGTAGCCCGGATTCACTGGCGTTCCTGGACAAGCTGTACGGATTTATGGCCCGCGAAGCCTATCTGGCCTCTTCCGAGATCGCGGCGGAAAAAGGTTCTTTCCAGGCGTTCGACGCTGAGAAATACCTGCTGAGCGGCTTTATGAAAAATATGGCCGAGGTGTACCCCGAAGTCGGCGAGGCCATCGCCAAGCAGGGTATGCGTAATGTTACAGTCATTACCCAAGCGCCGACAGGCAGCACGGGCACGATGGTCGGCACATCGACCGGCATCGAGCCGTACTTTGCCTTCAAATATTTCCGTCAAAGCCGTCTCGGCTTCGACGAGCAGTTCGTGCCGATTGCAGAGGAATGGCTGAAGGCTCATCCGGGCGAAGAGCTGCCGAACTATTTCGTAACCTCGATGGACCTGTCCGCCAAGGATCACATCCGTGTGCAAGCCGCCATTCAGCGCTGGGTGGACAGCTCCATTTCCAAGACGGCGAACTGCCCGAACGATTTTACGGTCGAAGAGACGAAGGAACTGTACGAACTGGCCTTTGATCTCGGCTGCAAGGGCGTCACTATCTACCGCGACGGCAGCCGTGATGTACAGGTATTGCAAACGGAGAAGAAAGAAGACAAGAAGGACGCTCCGCTGAAGGAGACGGCGGCTCCGATTGCCGAAGCGGCAGAGGCCGCAGAGGTTAGTGCCGCCCAGGTTTCTACTGCGCCAGCGGCTCCGGTCAGCAGCGCATCCGCTGATTCCGGTTCGGCGTCAAGCGGCAAAGTTGTCGACAAGCAGTACAAGAAACGCCCGCAGGTGCTGCGCGGCGCGACCTATAAGATCAACACGCCGTTCGGCATGGCGTATATTACGATTAACGACCTGGACGGCACCCCGGCCGAAATTTTCCTGAACGTCGGCAAGGCCGGCTCCGACGTGTTCGCCATGGCGGAAGCGCTCGGCCGCGTCTGCTCGCTGTTCCTCCGTTACGGAGATCACGGCGAGAAGGTTGAGCTGCTGATCAAGCATCTCAAAGGCATCGGCGGCTCCGGAGCCATCGGCTTCGGCGCGAACCGCGTCGAGTCCATCGCCGACGCCGTGGCGAAGGCGCTGGAAACCCATGTGCAGCAAAGCGCACATGAAGACCACGCTCCCGCGCCAATCGCGGCAACGCTCGCGCTCGAGGATTTCGAGAGCGCGCTGAACGCCGAGCTGAAGGCCGGCGGCGCACCGGCAGCCCCGACCGTTGAGGCCGACCACGGCCACGGCGGACATGGGCACAGCCATTCGTCATCGGCTTCCCGCGACTTGTGCCCATCCTGCGGCACCGCCTCGCTGATTAACATCGAGGGCTGCAAGACGTGCGGGAACTGCGGGTACAGCCGGTGCGGGTAA
- a CDS encoding DUF4256 domain-containing protein, translated as MNMELSTEQREELLRTLKARFEKNMNRHQGLVWVDVQAKLEAKPEKLWSLHEMERTGGEPDVVGQDDQTGEYLFYDCSAESPKGRRSVCFDREALESRKEHKPENSAVDMATAMGMELLTEEQYRGLQKLGKFDLKTSSWVQTPDNIRKLGGALFCDRRYDTVFVYHNGAESYYAARGFRGSLRV; from the coding sequence ATGAACATGGAATTGTCAACGGAACAACGCGAAGAACTACTCCGGACATTGAAAGCCCGTTTTGAGAAAAACATGAACCGCCATCAAGGCCTTGTATGGGTGGACGTGCAAGCGAAGCTCGAAGCAAAGCCTGAGAAGCTGTGGTCGCTCCATGAAATGGAAAGAACCGGCGGCGAACCGGATGTGGTGGGTCAGGATGATCAGACGGGGGAATACCTGTTCTATGATTGTTCAGCGGAAAGTCCCAAAGGCCGCCGAAGCGTTTGTTTCGACCGTGAGGCGTTGGAGTCCAGGAAGGAACATAAACCGGAGAATAGCGCCGTTGACATGGCAACTGCCATGGGCATGGAGCTGTTAACGGAAGAGCAATACCGCGGGCTGCAGAAGCTGGGGAAGTTCGACCTGAAAACCTCCAGCTGGGTTCAAACCCCTGATAACATCCGAAAGCTCGGCGGAGCCCTCTTTTGTGACCGCCGCTACGACACGGTCTTCGTGTACCACAATGGAGCGGAATCCTATTATGCTGCCAGGGGCTTCCGCGGCTCTTTAAGAGTCTGA
- a CDS encoding S-layer homology domain-containing protein, producing MRLLKYITAMLLAFLLATGSLNAAGPVLAAESLDAAVPVSKVTVTFNGDPKTSKGFTWYTPEASQDSTVQVIEATYGKAEFDTGLTFKGITQVSTNSPLENVHKAEATGLKADTAYYFRVGDAVLNVWSEAGTFKTAPASGAFTFIDLADTQAKTEDEAILSSETLSKALATVPNADFVVHNGDIVDNGIKEEQWNWLMGHSQQSLLNTTIVPAAGNHEDENYAFFEHFNIKPAAGSATETGAYYSYDYSNAHFVVLNSNENSEEYADFSKDQVEWLKSDVTAAKAAGAQWIIVNIHKGPYTTSNHATDSDIMGPNGVRNKIAPLMAELDIDFVFQGHDHIYARTKPIKSDNTAAATAKFIESQNGKSVEYTVNPDGTIYLIPATAGPKVYYKNQKEALGGDKYYDLFERAEENHAAKYGPDPSDATRPKRSQVQNFVGITIDGGKLTAFTYEIDQNVNNAAPYLVDQFGIQKDVGVSKVTVTFNGDPKTSKGFTWYTPKASQDSDVQVIEATYGKAEFDTGLTFKGITQVSTNSPLENVHKAEATGLKANTAYYFRVGDAELNVWSEAGTFKTAPVGGAFTFIDLADTQAKSEDEAILSSQTLAKALATVPNADFVVHNGDIVDTGTKEEQWNWLLGHSQQSLLNTTIAPAAGNHENKNNAFIEHFDIKPAAGSATETGAYYSYDYSNAHFVVLNTNENSEEYADFSKDQVEWLKSDVTAAKAAGAQWIIVNIHKGPYTTSNHATDSDIMGPNGVRTKIAPLMAELDIDFVLQGHDHIYARTKPIKSDNTAATTAKFIESQNGKSVEYTVNPDGTIYLIPATAGPKVYYKNQKEALGGDKYYNLFERAEENHAAKYGPDPSDATRPKRSQVQNFVGITIDSGKLTAFTYEIDQNVDNAAPYLVDQFGIQKISSTGNSGDTPSNTGGGGTKPAVPTTPPTAPAAPTTPTAPAPTTPATKLKDIDGHWAAFAINKAVELGFAKGYADGTFRPNQTVNRAEFITLLMRAVKHADTGKALDFKDAGKIPAWSQSFIAQALDAGIIAGYNDNTFRPEQVITRAEMAALIVRAGGVQVNPKAVLSFADAKDAPKWAVPYIAAIKDAGLVNGIGQNRFAPNQSVTRAEAVTIILGLLQRAQ from the coding sequence ATGAGATTATTGAAGTACATAACAGCTATGCTGTTGGCTTTTCTGTTGGCGACGGGGTCTTTGAATGCGGCAGGACCTGTATTGGCAGCAGAGTCTTTGGATGCAGCGGTACCCGTCAGTAAGGTGACAGTAACATTCAATGGCGATCCCAAGACCTCCAAGGGATTCACGTGGTACACACCAGAGGCTTCTCAAGACAGCACTGTACAGGTAATTGAAGCGACCTATGGAAAAGCGGAGTTTGACACTGGCCTTACGTTCAAGGGAATAACCCAGGTATCTACAAACTCTCCTCTGGAGAATGTGCATAAAGCCGAAGCTACCGGCCTCAAGGCAGACACCGCTTATTATTTCCGTGTGGGGGACGCCGTGCTGAATGTGTGGAGTGAAGCGGGAACGTTCAAGACGGCGCCTGCAAGCGGAGCCTTCACGTTCATCGACCTGGCCGATACGCAGGCGAAGACCGAGGATGAAGCGATTCTTTCCTCCGAAACGCTGTCCAAAGCGCTGGCGACGGTTCCGAATGCCGACTTTGTGGTCCATAACGGCGACATTGTCGATAACGGAATCAAGGAAGAGCAGTGGAACTGGCTGATGGGCCACTCCCAGCAAAGCCTGCTGAACACAACGATTGTGCCGGCTGCGGGCAACCATGAAGACGAGAACTATGCGTTCTTCGAGCATTTTAACATCAAACCGGCCGCAGGCTCGGCCACAGAAACGGGAGCGTATTACTCCTATGATTACAGCAACGCGCATTTTGTGGTGCTGAACTCGAATGAGAACTCGGAGGAGTACGCGGATTTCTCTAAGGATCAGGTAGAGTGGTTGAAAAGTGATGTGACAGCAGCCAAAGCGGCAGGCGCCCAGTGGATTATTGTGAACATTCACAAGGGGCCGTACACGACATCGAACCATGCGACCGACAGCGACATTATGGGGCCAAACGGAGTCCGCAACAAAATTGCCCCATTGATGGCAGAGCTGGATATTGATTTTGTTTTTCAGGGGCATGACCATATTTACGCCCGCACCAAGCCGATTAAGAGCGATAACACCGCCGCCGCAACTGCGAAATTCATCGAATCGCAGAACGGCAAATCTGTGGAATACACGGTGAATCCGGATGGCACGATCTATCTGATCCCGGCGACAGCGGGACCGAAGGTCTATTACAAGAATCAAAAAGAAGCGCTTGGAGGAGACAAGTATTACGATCTGTTCGAGCGTGCGGAAGAAAATCATGCGGCGAAATACGGCCCGGACCCAAGCGACGCTACCCGTCCAAAACGCAGCCAGGTACAGAACTTCGTGGGCATCACGATTGACGGAGGCAAGCTGACGGCATTTACGTATGAAATTGATCAGAATGTGAATAACGCTGCTCCGTATCTGGTTGACCAGTTTGGTATTCAAAAGGATGTTGGAGTCAGCAAGGTGACAGTAACATTCAATGGCGATCCCAAGACCTCCAAGGGATTCACGTGGTACACACCAAAGGCTTCTCAAGACAGTGATGTACAGGTAATTGAAGCGACCTATGGAAAAGCGGAGTTTGATACCGGCCTTACATTCAAGGGAATAACCCAGGTATCTACAAACTCTCCTCTGGAAAATGTGCATAAAGCCGAAGCGACCGGCCTCAAGGCAAACACCGCCTATTATTTCCGCGTGGGGGACGCGGAGCTCAATGTGTGGAGTGAAGCTGGAACGTTCAAGACGGCGCCTGTAGGCGGAGCCTTCACGTTCATCGACCTGGCAGATACGCAGGCGAAGAGCGAGGATGAAGCGATCCTCTCCTCCCAAACCCTGGCCAAAGCGCTGGCGACGGTTCCGAATGCCGACTTTGTGGTCCATAATGGCGACATTGTCGATACCGGAACCAAGGAAGAGCAGTGGAACTGGCTGCTGGGCCACTCCCAGCAAAGCCTGCTGAATACAACGATTGCGCCGGCTGCGGGTAACCATGAAAACAAGAACAATGCGTTCATCGAGCATTTTGATATCAAACCGGCCGCAGGCTCGGCTACAGAAACGGGAGCGTATTACTCTTACGATTACAGCAACGCGCATTTTGTGGTGCTGAACACGAATGAGAACTCGGAGGAGTATGCGGATTTCTCTAAGGATCAGGTAGAGTGGCTGAAAAGTGATGTGACAGCAGCCAAGGCGGCAGGCGCCCAGTGGATTATTGTGAACATTCACAAAGGTCCGTACACGACCTCGAACCATGCGACCGACAGCGACATCATGGGACCAAACGGAGTTCGGACCAAGATCGCCCCGCTGATGGCCGAGCTGGATATTGATTTTGTCCTTCAGGGACATGACCATATTTACGCCCGCACCAAGCCGATCAAGAGCGATAACACCGCCGCTACGACCGCGAAATTCATCGAATCGCAGAACGGCAAATCTGTGGAATACACGGTGAATCCGGATGGTACGATCTATCTGATCCCAGCGACAGCGGGACCGAAGGTCTATTACAAGAATCAGAAGGAAGCGCTTGGAGGAGACAAATATTACAATCTGTTCGAGCGTGCGGAAGAAAACCATGCGGCGAAATACGGCCCGGACCCAAGCGACGCTACCCGCCCAAAGCGCAGCCAGGTACAGAACTTCGTCGGTATAACGATTGACAGCGGCAAGCTGACGGCATTTACGTATGAAATTGATCAGAATGTAGACAACGCTGCTCCATATCTGGTTGACCAGTTCGGTATTCAAAAAATCTCCAGCACCGGTAATAGCGGTGACACTCCCAGCAATACTGGAGGTGGAGGAACGAAACCAGCGGTGCCAACTACGCCGCCAACGGCACCTGCCGCACCAACAACGCCAACAGCGCCAGCGCCAACCACCCCGGCAACAAAGCTGAAGGATATTGATGGGCACTGGGCAGCATTTGCAATCAACAAGGCCGTGGAGCTTGGATTTGCCAAAGGGTATGCGGACGGAACCTTCCGTCCGAACCAAACGGTCAACCGGGCAGAGTTTATTACTCTTCTGATGCGTGCTGTGAAACATGCGGACACCGGGAAAGCGCTGGACTTCAAAGATGCGGGCAAAATTCCGGCTTGGTCGCAATCCTTTATCGCGCAAGCTTTGGACGCGGGTATTATTGCTGGCTACAATGATAACACCTTCCGTCCCGAACAGGTCATCACGAGAGCCGAAATGGCGGCGTTGATTGTCCGTGCTGGCGGGGTCCAAGTGAACCCTAAAGCGGTGCTGTCTTTTGCAGATGCCAAAGATGCTCCGAAATGGGCGGTTCCTTACATTGCAGCGATTAAGGATGCAGGGCTTGTGAATGGAATCGGTCAGAACCGGTTTGCTCCAAATCAAAGTGTTACAAGAGCGGAGGCTGTAACCATCATTCTAGGGCTGCTGCAGCGAGCGCAATAA
- a CDS encoding LysR family transcriptional regulator yields the protein MDTLGIEAFLSIVRHGSLTDAASSLFISQSTLSHRLAQLEREVGMSLIDRGRGLRTLSLTSSGQEFLALARRWEALIQETSQIRTRTKNLTLSIGAADSIQTYVLPAIYKELSKYSKEIEIRIRTQQSTELYQLLERGEIDIAFANLEQPMPNMLVKKFLTEQMIVISKGKLPVANNTLIDHELDTSNQLFFEWNPSFRAWYDRWIGDRNYPPIRLDAASLIETFMDCPEKWAIVPMSLARRYEQTGEFFIYQLESPPPERVCYQIQPRNPRSSAVESLRILDTCIHAVMD from the coding sequence ATGGACACATTAGGAATCGAAGCTTTTCTTTCTATAGTAAGACACGGTAGTTTAACCGACGCCGCCAGCTCCTTATTTATATCCCAGTCGACTCTAAGTCACCGGTTAGCTCAACTGGAACGGGAAGTCGGGATGAGCTTAATCGACCGTGGAAGAGGACTCCGAACATTATCGTTAACTTCCAGCGGGCAGGAATTTTTAGCGCTGGCCAGAAGATGGGAGGCCCTTATTCAGGAGACCAGCCAGATCCGCACCCGCACCAAAAACTTGACCCTTTCGATCGGAGCGGCAGATAGCATCCAAACTTACGTCCTCCCTGCCATTTACAAGGAACTGAGCAAATATTCAAAAGAAATCGAGATTCGCATTCGCACTCAGCAATCAACGGAACTGTACCAATTGTTGGAACGTGGTGAGATCGATATTGCTTTTGCCAATTTGGAACAGCCTATGCCTAATATGCTTGTAAAAAAGTTTCTTACCGAGCAAATGATAGTGATAAGCAAAGGAAAATTACCCGTTGCAAACAACACCTTAATCGATCACGAGTTAGATACGTCAAATCAGCTGTTTTTTGAGTGGAACCCCTCCTTTCGGGCATGGTATGACAGGTGGATTGGGGACAGAAATTATCCGCCTATCCGTTTAGATGCGGCTTCACTGATAGAAACATTCATGGATTGTCCTGAAAAATGGGCGATTGTTCCGATGTCTCTGGCACGCCGGTATGAACAAACAGGCGAATTCTTTATTTATCAACTGGAATCCCCTCCGCCTGAGCGGGTTTGCTATCAGATTCAACCGCGCAACCCCAGGTCAAGCGCTGTAGAAAGTCTGCGAATATTAGATACGTGTATTCATGCTGTCATGGATTGA
- a CDS encoding MFS transporter, with the protein MRLLIIFLSVTNAFIIIYGPQPILPLFMREFGISISTASLSISLTILGIVFSSLFLAVFSDKWDRKKVILFSNLLLTIPSLALFFTHSFSWLLVFRFVQGTLITGVTTILMTYAAEEFPVKKKGMVLATYVSATLAGGLLGRVLCGLITEHFNWELFFLITTVMTTLVSLLIYFFLSESTGQVKSGKQNFTDHFKNLPLLSIFFIGFSHFFAFVGFFNYLPFYASQAPFNYSVTQTSLLYLTYIWGIVSSLITGMVSSRFGRRATIATGHLVGATGILVTLIPSPYTLILGASILTLGQFCSQSSATAYITDVVTHSKGAATSLYQCFFYLGGSLGAWIPGILWRHFHWSGIVVTTVGFILLALSSNYFLGGKRNRVAQSKRVAV; encoded by the coding sequence ATGAGATTGCTCATTATTTTTCTTTCCGTGACCAACGCTTTTATCATTATTTACGGTCCACAGCCCATTCTTCCTTTATTCATGCGGGAATTTGGCATATCGATTTCAACGGCCAGTTTGTCGATTTCGTTAACGATACTCGGCATTGTGTTTTCATCGCTGTTTTTGGCTGTATTTTCCGATAAATGGGACCGTAAAAAAGTGATACTATTCTCAAACCTTCTGCTGACCATTCCCAGCCTGGCCTTATTTTTTACCCATTCGTTCAGTTGGCTGCTTGTGTTTCGATTTGTTCAGGGAACCTTGATAACCGGAGTAACGACGATCCTGATGACCTACGCGGCCGAAGAATTTCCTGTCAAGAAAAAAGGAATGGTACTGGCCACGTATGTTAGCGCCACCTTGGCAGGAGGACTGCTTGGCCGGGTATTATGCGGATTGATTACGGAACACTTTAATTGGGAATTATTCTTTCTTATAACAACGGTTATGACAACTCTCGTCAGTCTATTGATTTATTTCTTTTTATCGGAATCGACTGGGCAGGTGAAAAGCGGTAAACAAAACTTCACGGATCATTTCAAAAATCTGCCTTTGCTTTCGATTTTCTTTATTGGATTTTCCCACTTTTTCGCTTTTGTCGGATTCTTCAATTACTTGCCTTTTTACGCCAGTCAGGCGCCTTTTAATTATTCCGTCACTCAAACCTCGCTTCTCTATCTAACATATATTTGGGGAATTGTATCTTCGCTGATTACGGGGATGGTCTCTAGCCGGTTTGGCCGAAGAGCAACGATTGCCACCGGACATCTGGTGGGAGCCACAGGGATTTTGGTTACGTTGATTCCTTCTCCATATACGCTTATTTTAGGCGCTTCGATACTGACTTTAGGCCAATTTTGTTCCCAATCTTCAGCCACCGCCTATATTACGGATGTTGTCACTCACTCCAAGGGTGCGGCGACTTCCTTGTACCAGTGTTTCTTTTATTTGGGAGGAAGCCTCGGGGCGTGGATACCTGGAATCCTGTGGAGACATTTTCATTGGTCCGGTATCGTCGTTACGACGGTAGGTTTTATTTTATTGGCTTTAAGCAGTAATTATTTTCTTGGGGGAAAAAGAAATCGTGTTGCTCAATCTAAGCGCGTGGCTGTATAA